The following coding sequences are from one Streptomyces sp. NBC_00536 window:
- a CDS encoding type I-E CRISPR-associated protein Cas6/Cse3/CasE has translation MPQPRPLGRESVVCEFTHRTRKELGIAAVCSLQSLRHSLVRYDGTATGTDPQALMAAVLSGIGRGKPYGAGLLTLVPAAAA, from the coding sequence GTGCCACAGCCTCGCCCCCTGGGGCGCGAGTCGGTCGTCTGCGAGTTCACCCACCGGACCCGCAAGGAACTCGGCATCGCCGCGGTCTGCTCTCTTCAATCTCTGCGCCACAGTCTGGTCCGCTACGACGGCACGGCGACGGGCACGGACCCGCAGGCCCTCATGGCCGCGGTGCTGTCCGGCATCGGCCGCGGCAAGCCCTACGGTGCCGGGCTGCTGACACTGGTCCCGGCAGCCGCAGCATGA
- a CDS encoding DUF1330 domain-containing protein: MAKGYWVSVYPAISGPEGLTAYDKLAGPAVQAGGGRVLSRIPSRGGRVVAHEAGITQRVVLIEFDSFEQAVAAYESEAYQKALAALPDGVERDFRIIDGID, translated from the coding sequence ATGGCTAAGGGCTACTGGGTCAGTGTCTACCCCGCCATCTCCGGCCCTGAGGGGCTGACTGCCTACGACAAGCTGGCCGGTCCGGCTGTCCAGGCCGGGGGCGGGCGCGTCCTGTCCCGGATCCCGTCCCGTGGCGGTCGAGTCGTCGCCCACGAGGCCGGAATCACGCAACGCGTCGTTCTGATCGAGTTCGACAGCTTTGAACAGGCCGTCGCGGCATACGAGAGCGAGGCATACCAGAAGGCGCTGGCGGCCCTCCCCGACGGCGTCGAGCGCGACTTCCGCATCATCGACGGCATCGACTGA
- a CDS encoding LysR family transcriptional regulator, with protein sequence MAPDTVSLRYFLVLAQELNFTRAAARIGIAQPALSARMRRLEAELGTALLVRNTRSVVLTTAGAALAESAPAALAALDRAWDTARSAAAGELGTLRIGYSLSTGAETAPALVDRLIRGNSGLEVGAVPMATPEISPAVADGRIDAGITRGEQPGRGVRRFLLRRMRVGVQLAQHHPLAEHPEIEIADAAAYPLRLPDRAANPVIHDQLSAVFRDTRPHPRFHTPAVSFDMSQRDLRDGVTLAPAGEAAATAQPAGLTWRPLRGAPSLTIHLVLPREQSPLHRRIRAVAKTLAHELHWLPD encoded by the coding sequence GTGGCGCCGGACACGGTGAGCCTGCGGTACTTCCTGGTGCTGGCACAGGAGTTGAACTTCACCCGCGCGGCCGCACGGATCGGTATCGCACAGCCCGCACTCAGCGCCCGGATGCGCCGACTGGAGGCGGAACTCGGTACGGCCCTGCTGGTCCGCAACACGCGTAGCGTCGTATTGACCACGGCCGGTGCGGCTTTGGCGGAGTCCGCGCCGGCCGCGCTGGCGGCGCTGGACCGGGCATGGGACACCGCCCGGAGCGCAGCGGCCGGTGAACTGGGCACGCTGCGTATCGGATACAGCCTCAGCACCGGGGCCGAGACGGCACCGGCCCTGGTGGACAGGCTGATTCGCGGCAACAGCGGACTCGAGGTCGGCGCGGTCCCGATGGCGACACCGGAGATCTCCCCCGCGGTCGCCGACGGCCGCATCGATGCCGGGATCACCCGCGGTGAACAGCCGGGCCGTGGCGTGCGCCGGTTCCTGCTGCGCCGTATGCGCGTCGGGGTGCAGCTGGCGCAGCACCATCCGCTGGCCGAACACCCGGAGATCGAGATCGCCGACGCGGCCGCGTATCCGCTGCGACTCCCGGACCGTGCGGCCAACCCCGTGATCCACGATCAGCTGTCCGCAGTGTTCCGGGACACCCGACCACACCCCCGATTCCACACGCCCGCAGTCTCTTTCGACATGTCCCAGCGCGACCTGCGCGACGGGGTCACCCTCGCCCCGGCCGGAGAAGCCGCGGCCACGGCACAACCGGCCGGTCTCACCTGGCGACCGCTGCGGGGCGCGCCCAGCCTGACGATCCACCTGGTCCTCCCCCGCGAGCAGTCGCCACTACACCGCCGCATCCGTGCCGTCGCCAAAACCCTGGCGCACGAGCTGCACTGGCTGCCGGACTGA
- a CDS encoding class I SAM-dependent methyltransferase, protein MELFDRVIGYAGHPVRTALEIGAGTGKATRLFAQRGVAVTATEPDGAMLAELRKHVPAAGVTTVRAAFEDLRPGERERYGLVYAAAALHWTNPEGRWPRAAALLEPGGVFASFGGPVELADPAVAGAVRTVRAPFLESDDVPSPDGTPPGYDMQWPGTELRRSEWFTDVQQSVIERRLTMSAREYVGHLSTVSAYLVLPASDQERVFDRILRVLPGTVEIAADITVHLARRRSEP, encoded by the coding sequence GTGGAGCTTTTTGACAGGGTGATCGGGTACGCGGGCCATCCGGTGCGGACAGCCCTGGAGATCGGGGCCGGGACGGGCAAGGCGACCCGGCTGTTCGCTCAGCGGGGGGTCGCGGTCACCGCGACCGAGCCTGACGGAGCCATGCTCGCCGAGCTGCGCAAGCATGTACCGGCTGCCGGAGTCACGACGGTGCGCGCCGCGTTCGAGGACCTCCGGCCGGGGGAGCGGGAGCGGTACGGGCTGGTGTACGCGGCGGCGGCGCTGCACTGGACAAACCCGGAGGGCCGGTGGCCGCGCGCGGCCGCGCTGCTGGAGCCGGGGGGCGTGTTCGCCTCGTTCGGCGGTCCGGTCGAGCTGGCCGACCCAGCCGTGGCGGGCGCCGTACGTACCGTGCGGGCACCGTTCCTGGAGAGCGACGACGTCCCGTCCCCGGACGGGACACCTCCGGGGTATGACATGCAGTGGCCGGGTACGGAACTCCGACGCTCCGAGTGGTTCACGGATGTCCAGCAGTCCGTGATCGAGCGGCGCCTGACGATGAGTGCCCGCGAGTACGTCGGCCACCTCTCGACCGTCTCGGCCTACCTCGTCCTGCCGGCCTCGGACCAAGAGCGGGTGTTCGACCGGATCCTGCGGGTGCTGCCCGGGACGGTCGAGATCGCCGCCGACATCACGGTCCATCTCGCGCGTCGGCGCTCCGAGCCGTAG
- a CDS encoding PadR family transcriptional regulator, giving the protein MPRRALDNPIVLAVLGLLLEQPSHPHQMLAELRERSDHHAAAITRGTLYNSVAALAEAGWLASQGQERAGNRPERTVYALTQAGYDELVRRLDSQIRNPEREFSRFLGAVTYLGALGPSGAVAALGERAERLRQRTSADEKRLADALAAGAPRLHVIEAEYALCLARAETAWIDSVIDDVRTGSLTWPATDAATPPAHTAEH; this is encoded by the coding sequence ATGCCTCGACGCGCTCTCGACAACCCGATCGTTCTGGCCGTGCTGGGTCTCCTGCTCGAACAGCCCTCGCACCCGCACCAGATGCTTGCCGAGCTGCGCGAGCGCAGTGATCACCACGCGGCCGCGATCACGCGGGGCACGCTCTACAACTCCGTCGCCGCCCTGGCCGAAGCGGGATGGCTCGCTTCGCAAGGACAGGAACGCGCGGGCAACCGTCCGGAGAGGACCGTCTACGCCCTCACGCAAGCGGGTTACGACGAACTCGTACGGCGGCTGGACTCCCAGATCCGCAACCCGGAGCGGGAGTTCTCGCGGTTCCTGGGCGCGGTCACCTACCTCGGCGCCCTCGGGCCGAGCGGCGCGGTGGCGGCCCTGGGCGAGCGTGCCGAGCGCCTCCGGCAGCGCACGTCCGCCGATGAGAAACGCCTCGCGGACGCCCTGGCGGCCGGCGCACCCCGCCTGCACGTCATCGAAGCCGAGTACGCGTTGTGCCTCGCCCGCGCCGAGACGGCATGGATCGACTCGGTCATCGACGACGTCCGCACCGGCTCACTGACGTGGCCGGCCACCGATGCCGCGACACCTCCCGCACACACCGCAGAACACTGA
- a CDS encoding papain-like cysteine protease family protein yields the protein MGKFRYGTTASAIALAALGSLASAAGTAHAEAGQDTITMLKQEKTQWCWVASGLTIAKFQGFGSTQADFCTRAQPYYGCNNQPATLDDMARGWSSLGMTHLGSALSSAATFDQVYTDVKAARPIGARIGWSSGGGHMNVVYGFDTSNTKIAVADPWPDTTTYTWWNYSDYVSNSSSKWTHSRIGISR from the coding sequence ATGGGCAAATTCAGGTACGGAACCACGGCATCGGCGATCGCGCTGGCCGCCTTGGGATCGCTCGCTTCCGCGGCAGGCACGGCCCACGCGGAAGCCGGCCAGGACACCATCACCATGCTGAAGCAGGAGAAGACCCAGTGGTGCTGGGTCGCCTCCGGGCTGACCATCGCCAAGTTCCAGGGCTTCGGCTCCACGCAGGCCGACTTCTGCACCCGGGCCCAGCCCTACTACGGCTGCAACAACCAGCCCGCCACGCTCGACGACATGGCCAGGGGCTGGAGCAGCCTCGGCATGACACACCTGGGCTCGGCGCTGAGCAGCGCGGCCACGTTCGACCAGGTGTACACCGACGTCAAGGCGGCCCGGCCGATCGGCGCCCGCATCGGGTGGTCCTCCGGCGGCGGCCACATGAACGTGGTCTACGGCTTCGACACCTCGAACACCAAGATCGCCGTGGCCGACCCGTGGCCGGACACCACCACGTACACGTGGTGGAACTACAGCGACTACGTGAGCAACAGCTCCTCCAAGTGGACCCACTCCCGCATCGGCATCTCCCGCTAA
- a CDS encoding LPXTG cell wall anchor domain-containing protein: protein MRDTSGTNGNASNTTSRLSRLSIVIALSASALLCVVGPAHAAHPAHSAPVTASANKPAKDPLPADIPDYQAALDAVKSPDVLNTVCRFLRTPLPAAGGAGGPVQTIPDTAEPCQGLPAFTIKDPVARNEITPGFAAGTAQPLPTEAIALTQLVSSLSATVNGRNATVMLAPTQGGGWHLAAVRDGDSDATYASKATLGTLVFTEPQIRGWYQLKLTTVEPLNDQARQGLDGRASASLSDYQKLVKARYADKQPGSEYATKGYSSGYGLQSLQSTTSKTSTTDETSSSALLLAGGSAAALALASGAVVLRRRRRTSTR from the coding sequence ATGCGCGACACCAGTGGCACCAACGGCAACGCCAGCAACACCACCTCTCGCCTCTCCCGTCTGTCCATCGTCATCGCACTGAGCGCATCCGCACTGCTGTGCGTCGTCGGTCCGGCCCACGCGGCCCACCCGGCTCACTCAGCCCCGGTCACGGCCTCGGCGAACAAACCGGCCAAGGACCCGCTCCCGGCCGACATCCCCGACTACCAGGCCGCCCTCGACGCCGTGAAGTCCCCGGACGTCCTCAACACCGTCTGCCGCTTCCTGCGCACGCCATTGCCCGCCGCCGGCGGCGCCGGCGGGCCGGTGCAGACCATCCCCGACACGGCCGAGCCCTGCCAGGGCCTGCCGGCCTTCACCATCAAGGACCCGGTCGCACGCAACGAGATCACCCCCGGGTTCGCCGCGGGCACCGCCCAGCCCCTGCCCACCGAGGCCATCGCTCTGACACAGCTGGTCTCCTCGCTGAGCGCCACCGTCAACGGCCGCAACGCCACCGTCATGCTCGCACCCACCCAGGGCGGCGGCTGGCATCTGGCGGCCGTACGCGACGGCGACAGCGACGCCACGTACGCCAGCAAGGCCACCCTGGGCACGCTGGTCTTCACCGAGCCGCAGATCCGCGGCTGGTACCAGCTCAAGCTCACCACCGTCGAACCGCTCAACGACCAGGCCCGCCAAGGACTGGACGGCCGGGCCTCGGCGTCGCTCAGCGACTACCAGAAGCTGGTCAAGGCCCGCTACGCCGACAAGCAACCCGGCTCGGAATACGCCACCAAGGGCTACTCCAGCGGCTACGGCCTCCAGAGCCTCCAGTCCACGACCTCCAAGACCTCCACGACCGACGAGACCTCGTCCTCCGCCCTGCTGCTGGCCGGTGGCTCCGCCGCGGCACTCGCCCTCGCGAGCGGGGCCGTCGTACTCCGGCGACGCCGGCGCACAAGCACCCGCTGA
- a CDS encoding ferritin-like domain-containing protein has product MPDLPSPDGKLFPRNLTARADYVVRGNPSGTRPESGVDNCFPGLEFDQRNLDRAFFPGLTVDFQRGSGSRVVTVDGGAASAQGLTAADVNDPDTPLYIWALCGRTTVDQTESQAPVIDCRGLDGLDVWRRVRDLLPGRIAVLLGPGPGRWSDGALAVGDVNGLRRNNAGFVRRGPNGGFKLALLIADRARYLDPDGVIDPDVYQPGDLTRSLCAPWQYDFRDCGCFYWAASKPDVTSSSDGSVPQMNFLRRDRTPVSDLDTDAADAASPRGVRTALEFTYPGLIANWNVLPVVLNDREDDSKGIPGPSSVKPLDRPTVIEKLKTLATVEHALCVEYLFAHYSLQAPMSLPANPSDLTRKVYAAAQEVFAVAVDEMRHLRWVNEALGTLGEPVVLGRAVTIERDGAHDFALRPLDAAQLQWFIDVEAPSQQVDTGVDGMYVKLHETLVKRPDLFPEWERLAHLIKLIIDEGGDHFNRFKAVKGHLAPFTADRYLRDLGPGDGGALHTRLLELGDLYYAMLLGTLRPTFALGDSAGGVLIEQSRRTMANLHEINHMLAARGVAPRFTLPAWLAGPAPAGGPALADGPLTRAAALAAMRAQEALFGLVEVGERRMVVRHYRDTEALLGALTMHDGGGNG; this is encoded by the coding sequence ATGCCAGACCTTCCGTCCCCCGACGGGAAGCTGTTCCCGCGCAACCTCACTGCCCGGGCCGACTACGTCGTGCGCGGCAACCCCTCGGGCACCCGCCCGGAAAGCGGTGTCGACAACTGCTTCCCCGGCCTCGAATTCGATCAGCGCAACCTGGACAGGGCGTTCTTCCCGGGCCTGACCGTCGACTTCCAACGCGGCAGCGGTTCCAGGGTCGTGACCGTCGACGGCGGGGCCGCCTCGGCGCAGGGCCTGACGGCCGCCGACGTGAACGACCCCGACACCCCCCTGTACATCTGGGCGCTGTGCGGACGCACGACCGTGGATCAGACGGAGTCCCAGGCCCCCGTGATCGACTGCCGCGGGCTGGACGGCCTGGACGTCTGGCGGCGGGTGCGCGATCTGCTGCCCGGCCGGATCGCCGTTCTGCTCGGTCCTGGACCCGGCAGGTGGTCGGACGGCGCCCTGGCCGTCGGGGACGTCAACGGGCTGCGGCGCAACAACGCGGGCTTCGTGCGGCGCGGCCCGAACGGCGGTTTCAAACTCGCCCTGCTCATCGCCGACCGGGCCCGCTACCTGGACCCGGACGGCGTGATCGACCCGGACGTGTACCAGCCCGGCGACCTCACGCGCAGCCTGTGCGCGCCGTGGCAGTACGACTTCCGCGACTGCGGGTGTTTCTACTGGGCAGCTTCGAAACCCGACGTCACCAGCAGCTCGGACGGCAGCGTCCCCCAGATGAACTTCCTGCGCAGGGACCGTACGCCGGTATCCGACCTGGACACGGACGCGGCCGACGCGGCCTCCCCACGCGGAGTGCGCACGGCGCTGGAGTTCACCTACCCGGGGCTGATCGCGAACTGGAACGTGCTGCCCGTGGTCCTCAACGACCGCGAGGACGACAGCAAGGGCATCCCGGGACCTTCGTCCGTAAAGCCGCTGGACCGGCCGACGGTCATCGAGAAGCTGAAGACGCTGGCCACGGTCGAACACGCGCTGTGCGTGGAGTACCTGTTCGCCCACTACTCGCTCCAGGCGCCGATGAGCCTGCCCGCGAACCCGAGTGACCTCACCAGGAAGGTGTACGCGGCCGCACAGGAGGTGTTCGCCGTCGCGGTCGACGAGATGCGGCACCTGCGGTGGGTCAACGAGGCCCTCGGAACACTGGGGGAGCCCGTCGTCCTCGGCCGTGCGGTCACGATCGAGCGCGACGGCGCACACGACTTCGCACTGCGTCCGCTCGACGCCGCCCAGCTGCAGTGGTTCATCGACGTCGAGGCACCCAGCCAGCAGGTGGACACCGGTGTGGACGGGATGTACGTCAAGCTGCACGAAACCCTGGTGAAGCGGCCCGACCTCTTCCCGGAGTGGGAGCGGCTCGCCCACCTGATCAAACTGATCATCGACGAGGGCGGCGACCACTTCAACCGCTTCAAAGCCGTCAAGGGCCATCTGGCGCCGTTCACCGCCGACCGGTACCTGCGCGACCTGGGGCCGGGCGACGGAGGCGCCCTGCACACACGGCTCCTGGAACTCGGCGACCTGTACTATGCGATGCTGCTGGGAACGCTGCGGCCCACGTTCGCGCTGGGCGACAGCGCGGGCGGAGTGCTGATCGAGCAGTCCCGCCGTACGATGGCCAACCTGCACGAGATCAACCACATGCTCGCCGCACGCGGGGTGGCACCCCGTTTCACGCTCCCGGCATGGCTGGCGGGGCCCGCCCCCGCGGGCGGGCCGGCCCTCGCCGACGGGCCGCTCACCAGGGCCGCGGCCCTCGCTGCCATGCGGGCCCAGGAGGCGCTCTTCGGCCTCGTCGAGGTGGGCGAGCGGAGGATGGTGGTGCGCCACTACCGTGACACCGAAGCACTGCTCGGCGCACTGACCATGCACGACGGCGGCGGCAACGGGTGA
- a CDS encoding radical SAM/SPASM domain-containing protein — translation MTVLLQIGRRPAEPPPADAVTARTTPDPRSEVRVFRSAHGAHLFVADGSRVYDLPEQTAARLERWTAAPEGSLEDLARELALPLWAERRIDGTPAEPPPLASLSLNVMQACNLSCGHCYADEGKFGGAARAMPRRTAFEAVDRLLAEAAPGADVVVGFMGGEPLLARDLLHEVVAYAERAGSAAGNRVRFALTTNLTTVRPEDARLFAGHPFTVTVSLDGDREGHDALRRAPGGGSAYDRLRAGLEVLARHGRPRHLAARVSVTPHTGRLLDVLEHGIGLGFDEVGFAAVVSAPDPAYEITTEAFTGFLDRMVECGEKALRELSAGRAYPFGNFQTAMHQLHRGTHRPYPCGAGAGYLSASADGGLYACHRLVDDPAFAMGSLAEGSDVAARARHLALRHVDRQEPCRSCWARYLCGGGCYHEVSRRGRPGCEYIRGWLAFCLSAYVELSAAAPEFFAASADSGPALVSPASPASAV, via the coding sequence ATGACCGTACTGCTGCAGATCGGCCGCCGCCCGGCCGAGCCGCCTCCGGCGGACGCGGTGACCGCTCGGACCACCCCGGATCCGCGCTCCGAGGTCCGGGTCTTCCGCAGCGCGCACGGTGCGCATCTCTTCGTCGCGGACGGCAGCCGGGTGTACGACCTGCCCGAGCAGACCGCCGCCCGGCTGGAGCGGTGGACGGCGGCCCCGGAGGGTTCGCTGGAGGACCTGGCCCGCGAGCTCGCGCTGCCCCTGTGGGCGGAGCGGCGCATCGACGGCACGCCCGCAGAGCCGCCGCCGCTCGCCTCCCTCTCGCTCAATGTGATGCAGGCGTGCAACCTCAGCTGCGGGCACTGCTACGCGGACGAGGGCAAGTTCGGCGGTGCCGCCCGTGCGATGCCCAGGCGCACGGCGTTCGAGGCGGTCGACCGGCTGCTGGCCGAAGCCGCGCCCGGCGCGGACGTGGTGGTCGGCTTCATGGGCGGCGAACCGCTGCTGGCCCGGGACCTGCTGCACGAGGTGGTCGCGTACGCCGAACGGGCCGGATCCGCGGCCGGAAACCGGGTCCGCTTCGCCCTCACCACCAACCTGACGACCGTACGCCCCGAGGACGCCCGCCTGTTCGCGGGCCACCCCTTCACCGTCACGGTCAGCCTGGACGGTGACCGCGAGGGCCACGACGCGCTGCGGCGGGCACCGGGCGGAGGCAGCGCGTACGACCGTCTGCGGGCCGGACTGGAGGTGCTCGCCCGGCACGGACGGCCCCGCCACCTGGCCGCGCGGGTCAGCGTCACCCCGCACACCGGACGGCTGCTCGACGTACTGGAGCACGGCATCGGCCTCGGCTTCGACGAGGTCGGCTTCGCCGCCGTGGTCAGCGCGCCCGATCCCGCGTACGAGATCACCACCGAGGCCTTCACCGGGTTCCTGGACCGGATGGTGGAGTGCGGCGAGAAGGCGCTGCGCGAGCTGTCGGCCGGGCGCGCCTACCCCTTCGGCAACTTCCAGACCGCGATGCACCAACTGCATCGGGGCACGCACCGCCCGTACCCCTGCGGTGCGGGCGCCGGATATCTCAGCGCCTCCGCCGATGGAGGCCTGTACGCCTGCCACCGGCTGGTCGACGACCCGGCCTTCGCCATGGGTTCCCTGGCGGAGGGCTCCGACGTTGCCGCCCGCGCCCGGCACTTGGCGCTGCGCCATGTCGACCGTCAGGAGCCGTGCCGGTCCTGCTGGGCCCGCTACCTGTGCGGCGGCGGCTGCTACCACGAGGTCAGCCGCCGGGGACGGCCGGGCTGTGAGTACATCCGCGGCTGGCTGGCCTTCTGCCTGTCGGCCTACGTCGAACTCTCAGCCGCCGCACCCGAGTTCTTCGCCGCGTCCGCCGACTCCGGCCCCGCTCTCGTCAGCCCCGCCAGCCCCGCCAGCGCCGTCTGA
- a CDS encoding TAXI family TRAP transporter solute-binding subunit translates to MTSAGTSRRRIIGAGLVAASAALAGCSGKPAPVRRLRLATGPEGGPYNAFGKALAQALAADGRGPEIVPVSTAASVDNLRQLDEGTVELALGMADTAEDAALGRESFTHPATHVSALARVYVNYTHLVVPADGPVREVGALAGRPVAAGATGSGVQVVAGRVLRATGRGGGAAPDERPLGLAASVDALRAGRVDALFWSGGVPTPALADLARELPLRFLPLDSHVGPLRERYGPVYSAVTLPAGVYGLTDPVGTIGVGNYLLARDDLPRSTVEALLRVVFDRWRDLLREVTAGVRLEPRFAISTGRVPLHPGAAAYYRSVYG, encoded by the coding sequence ATGACCAGCGCAGGGACGAGCCGTCGGCGGATCATCGGTGCCGGGCTCGTCGCGGCCTCGGCGGCGCTCGCCGGATGTTCGGGCAAGCCCGCTCCGGTGCGGCGGCTGCGGCTCGCGACCGGGCCGGAGGGAGGTCCGTACAACGCCTTCGGGAAGGCCCTGGCACAGGCCCTCGCCGCCGACGGGCGCGGCCCGGAGATCGTCCCCGTCAGCACCGCGGCCAGCGTGGACAACCTGCGGCAGCTGGACGAGGGCACCGTCGAACTGGCCCTCGGGATGGCGGACACCGCCGAGGACGCGGCCCTGGGACGGGAGTCGTTCACCCACCCCGCCACGCATGTGAGCGCGCTGGCCCGGGTCTACGTGAACTACACGCACCTCGTCGTCCCGGCCGACGGCCCCGTGCGCGAGGTCGGCGCTCTCGCGGGCCGTCCGGTCGCGGCCGGTGCCACCGGGTCGGGAGTGCAGGTGGTCGCGGGCAGGGTGCTGCGGGCCACCGGGCGGGGCGGCGGCGCCGCGCCGGACGAACGGCCCCTGGGTCTCGCCGCGTCGGTGGACGCCCTGCGTGCGGGCCGGGTCGACGCGCTGTTCTGGTCCGGCGGCGTGCCGACGCCGGCGCTCGCCGACCTGGCCCGTGAACTGCCGCTGAGATTCCTGCCGTTGGACAGCCACGTGGGTCCGCTACGGGAGCGCTACGGTCCCGTCTACTCAGCCGTCACCCTTCCGGCCGGGGTGTACGGGCTCACCGATCCGGTGGGGACCATCGGGGTCGGCAACTACCTCCTGGCCCGCGACGACCTGCCGCGGAGCACCGTCGAGGCCCTGCTGCGGGTGGTGTTCGACCGGTGGCGGGACCTGCTGCGCGAGGTCACGGCGGGAGTCCGGCTGGAGCCCCGGTTCGCCATCTCGACCGGCAGGGTACCGCTGCACCCGGGCGCGGCGGCCTACTACCGCTCGGTGTACGGCTGA
- a CDS encoding sensor histidine kinase has protein sequence MRRRLLAVLLVLMGAAMLLLCLPLADAYARGRTEHMLLQRRSEAVRFAELAERMRTEADRSELSAEIGRYAQLYGAAVAVVDTSGRTVARAGTAGALAQGAGSEPSAAVAEARGRALTGRSTERLPTIRPWGPGSVVLAEPVGRDERVSGAVLMALPTAAARRDVTARWSLIAAGALAAFAAAALVAAGIARWLLRPVSDLDRAVEGLTAGRLQARAVSDSGPPELRNLRRHFNTMAQDVADSMGRQRDFVADASHQLRNPLATLVLQMENVEPYIAPGPGLAEHTRALDEAARLEELLDGLLALARVESGTAEPRDQDAARAVRDRMAAWGPVFRDAGLRLGPTGGGLPGSLVVRALPDAVGRILDALLDNAVKFVPLGGSVEVRVSRAADGGVVVRVSDDGPGVPEDQLPLLMRRFARSPEHQNVRGSGLGLAIAEEIARSSGGGLRAAGNTPHGLVLELRLPAA, from the coding sequence GTGAGGCGCAGGCTGCTGGCCGTGCTGCTGGTGCTCATGGGCGCGGCGATGCTGCTGCTCTGCCTGCCGCTGGCGGACGCCTACGCGCGCGGACGGACCGAGCACATGCTGCTGCAACGCCGTTCGGAGGCCGTACGGTTCGCCGAACTCGCCGAGCGGATGCGTACCGAGGCCGACCGCTCCGAGCTCTCCGCGGAGATCGGCCGGTACGCGCAGCTGTACGGGGCCGCGGTGGCCGTCGTCGACACCTCGGGCCGGACGGTGGCCCGGGCCGGAACGGCGGGGGCCCTGGCGCAGGGCGCAGGCTCGGAGCCCTCCGCCGCGGTGGCGGAGGCCCGGGGCCGGGCACTCACCGGCCGCTCCACCGAGCGGCTGCCGACCATCCGGCCCTGGGGCCCGGGTTCCGTGGTGCTGGCCGAGCCGGTGGGTCGTGACGAGCGGGTGAGCGGGGCCGTCCTGATGGCCCTGCCGACCGCGGCGGCCCGCCGGGACGTCACGGCGCGGTGGTCGCTCATCGCCGCCGGGGCGCTCGCCGCCTTCGCGGCGGCCGCGCTGGTCGCGGCGGGGATCGCGCGCTGGCTGCTGCGTCCGGTCAGCGACCTGGACCGGGCCGTGGAGGGGCTGACCGCGGGCAGGCTCCAGGCGCGCGCCGTCTCCGACTCCGGACCGCCCGAACTGCGGAACCTGCGACGGCATTTCAACACCATGGCGCAGGACGTCGCCGATTCCATGGGCCGCCAGCGCGACTTCGTCGCCGACGCCTCCCACCAACTGCGCAATCCGCTGGCCACGCTGGTGCTGCAGATGGAGAACGTCGAGCCGTACATCGCCCCCGGGCCCGGCCTGGCCGAGCACACCCGCGCCCTGGACGAGGCGGCGCGCCTGGAGGAACTGCTCGACGGGCTGCTGGCGCTGGCGCGGGTGGAGTCCGGTACGGCGGAGCCGAGGGACCAGGACGCCGCGCGGGCGGTACGGGACAGGATGGCGGCCTGGGGTCCGGTGTTCCGCGACGCCGGGCTGCGTCTGGGGCCGACGGGCGGCGGCCTTCCCGGGAGCCTGGTGGTGCGTGCCCTGCCGGACGCGGTGGGCCGGATCCTGGATGCCCTCCTCGACAATGCCGTGAAGTTCGTTCCGCTCGGCGGCAGCGTCGAGGTGCGGGTCTCGCGCGCCGCCGACGGGGGTGTCGTGGTGCGGGTCAGCGACGACGGCCCCGGCGTACCCGAGGACCAACTACCGTTGCTGATGCGCCGCTTCGCGCGGTCTCCGGAACATCAGAACGTACGGGGCAGCGGGCTGGGGCTCGCCATCGCCGAGGAGATCGCGCGGAGCAGCGGAGGCGGGCTCCGGGCCGCCGGGAACACGCCGCACGGACTGGTCCTCGAACTGCGGCTGCCCGCCGCGTGA